The genomic window GATGATCCTGGATGAACCGACAAACGGGCTTGATCCGGAAGGAATTATCCAGATCCGTGAAATCATCAGCAACATTGCCAAACAGGGCATTACGATTATTATTGCCAGCCATTTGCTGGATGAAATCGAAAAGATATGCAGCCACGTGATCGTTCTTAAAGAAGGAACTTCGCTGTATTGCGGACGAGTGGATGAAATGACCGCTAACAATGGCTATTTTGAACTGAAGGCAGACAACAATGCATTGCTTTTGAATGCGTTAAACGAACTTCAGTGGTTTACAGCCATTAATCATGACGGCGACCTGCTGAAAGCACAGATCCGCGATGATGCATCGATTTCCGCTTCAGCACTGAACCAAAAGTTGGCCGAAAAAGGAATTTTTCTTTCACACCTTACGAAGAAAAAGCTGTCTCTTGAATCCCAATTCCTTGAACTTGTAAAAAATACAAAGTAACTATGACCAAATTATTAAAACTAGAATATTACAAAAACCTGAACTACCGACCGTTTAAGGTTTTTACCATCCTGTATTTCGCCATCCTGATCGCTTTGCTTTTTGTCGGACTGGTAGATTTCGACCTTTTTGGAGGAACAATAAATCTCAAGGAACAAGGCATCTATAATTTTCCGGAGATCTGGAATTTCACGACTTATATTGTTGGATTACTAAAGATTTTCCTGGGACTGATCATTGTATTTTCAATCTCACAGGAGTTCAGCAACCGCATGTTTAAGCAGAATACCATCGACGGGTTGAGCAGAAAAGAATTCATCACTTCAAAACTGTTAACCATCAGTGTTTTCACCATCGTTTCCACCGTTCTTGTATTTGCAATTACGATGTTTCTGGGCTATCAATATTCCAACACAACGGAATCGGCTAAAGTGTTCGAGGAAATATTTTTTATCGGCAATTATTTTGTGAAGCTGTTTACTTTTTTCTGCTTCCTGATGTTCCTTTCGGTACTGCTTAGAAAATCAATATTTGTTTTCCTTGCACTCTTTGTATTCTGGGTGGGCGAAGGTATTATATCAGCCGTTGAAGTATTTACGAAAGTGCGAGGACTGCAGGGTGAGCAGAGAAACCAAGTGCTGCAGAACGACTTTTTCGTTACCCATCTTTTACCGCTGGAAAGCATGTCGAGCCTGATCCCGAACCCGATGATGCGTCTGAATATGGCCAAAATGATGGGGATGAAATACGAATTCCACTATCCTACGGAAAGCCTTATCGCCTGTCTTTTCTGGTGTGCGATTTTTATTTTCGGATCCTACTGGATTCTTAGAAAAAGGGACTGGTAAGGAATACCATTCATTTTAAACATTCAACACAATATATTCAGATTATTTTTTAGCAGCCCGTTTTCCGGGCTGTTTTTTATTTCTATATCCTGAAATTTTTATTAAATTCCGGTCAAATTAACAGTCATGAAAAAAATATTCTATGTTCCGGGAATGATCAGTGCTTTGCTGATACCGGTTTTGGTTTGGTTTTACATCACTCCATATATTGATCAAACGGTTTATAATATAATAGATATTGGACTTCCCGCAAAAGTGGCAAAGAATAAAAGTAATATAAATTCTACTTTTGAGCCTTTCAGAAACTGGCATTATAAGAAAATAAATGTTTATCCTTCAACAGCCAAAAAAAATTCTTTGTCTTTTGTTTCGGAATTAAAATCCCTTCAGAAAAAAAATCAAAAAGAAACTGGAATTGAATTTGTTTTAGGTAAAAATAACACTTACGGAGATTTTATTTCTTTACTGAATGATATGGCCATTGCACAGCAAAACACTTACGCTTTAGACCTGGAAAAGACAGGCCATTTATTTGCTGTAGTTAACTATAGTGATCCGAAACGCGAAAAATTTGAATATGAATGTTTACTTTGTCATGACATAATTTATGAAGTCAGTGAACCTTCTTTCTGGGATAAATTTTCAGGTATGAGATATTATTATCAGACCGTCTTTGAGAATTTATCTAAACTTCCGAAAGGCGCATATTACATCATTTCCGGATTTTTATTATTTCTAAACATCTCGATGTTCAGCATTAAAGCAAATCTTCAAGTGAGAAGAAAAGTAGTTTAAAGATGCAAAAATAAGCTTTTGAAGCTTTAATTATTGACTTATTTAAAATTTAAAACAAAAAAAGGACTGCCTTACGGCAGCCCCTTACAATCACTTCTTCACTTTAAAACACTTTATTTTTTATCCAGCAGGGAGATATATTCTCCGTAGCCTTTTGCTTTCATTTCCGCTTTAGGGACAAACTTCAGCGAAGCACTGTTAATACAGTAACGAAGTCCTCCTTTATCTGCCGGCCCGTCATTGAAAACGTGCCCCAAATGCGCATTACCTGTTTTGCTTCTCACTTCTACCCTGGTCATCCCGTGGGAACGGTCCAGCTTTTCCTCGATCAGCTTTCTCGTAATCGGCTTCGAAAAGCTTGGCCAGCCGCATCCGGATTCAAATTTATCGGTAGAAATAAACAGTGGTTCTCCCGTTGTAATATCCACATAAATTCCTTCCCGGGTTTCGTCCCAATATTCATTCTGGAACGCCATTTCAGTACCATTTTCCTGGGTTACGTTATACTGTTCGGCAGTCAGTTTTTCTTTTAAAACCTTTCTGTCCTGTCTCTGGTACTGGTTTTCCTTTTTCGGCGGGTTGGCATTTCTCGCCATTTCAAACAATCCCGGTTCGATGTGGCAGTATCCTCCCGGATTTTTATCCAAATAATCCTGATGATAATCTTCCGCTCTGTAGAAATTTTTCAGAGGAATAGTTTCCACAACCACCGGCTTGCTGTAATTTTTTGCCAGTTTGGCCACCTCAGCTTTTATAATGGCTTCGGTTTCCTTATCTGTAGAATAAATTCCTGTCCGGTACTGGTTTCCTCTGTCATTTCCCTGCTGATCAATACTTGTAGGATCTATGGTTTTAAAATACAGATCGATCAACAATTTTACATCTACCACTTCAGGATCATACTTTACTTTTACGGTTTCCGCAAAACCTGTCGTATGGCTTACCACTTCTTCATAGGTTGGGTTTTTGGTATTTCCGTTGGCATATCCTACTTCTGTACCGGTTACCCCTCTTACCTGTTGAAAAAAATGTTCGGTTCCCCAGAAACATCCTCCTGCAAAATAAATTTCTTTTACATTTTTATTATCCATAATGGTCTCATTTTCTTTCTTGGCTTCTGTCGACTTTGGCTTGGCATCTCCACAGCTTGTCGCAAAAACCGCGATACCCAGAACAACGCTGAGCAATATTAATAGGTTCTTCATTTTTATTTTTATATCCATTTCAAATCTTTCTTTTCTTCATTAAAAATCGGCATATATTTAGTTGCAAATTTCGAACTAATTTTCATGTGATTTCAAAGATAATCTCTATCTCGATGATAGCACGTCTGCAAGATTTCCTTACACTATCATTTACGAAAAATATCAGTAAACGGATTTGATAATACGGAAAAATTATCTATTCAGCCGGATTTAAATTTATCTATTTTCTTAAAACGCGATGAGTTGCAAAGATGTTGTGGATATTGGTATATTTCTCGTTCGCAAAGGCGTTCCACTCAGCAAATGAACATTATTTCGTAAAGAGCTATCATATATACCTGTATGTAAAATTAATCTGAATCGGGTTAGCTTTTTATTTACACCAGGAAAATAAGAGATTGTTATTAATTTTACGAGGTAAAACAGTAAATTTGCATCTTATCAAAATTTGTAAAAAAGCAAAGCAATATAGATCATGACATCACAAGAGATCCGTCAGAAATTTTTAGATTATTTTAAAAGTAAAGACCACCTGATTGTTCCTTCTGCACCGATTGTGCTGAAAGACGACCCTACTTTAATGTTTTCCAATTCAGGGATGACGCAGTTCAAAGATTATTTTTTAGGCTATAAAGAGCCTAAAGCCCCGAGAATTGCCGATACCCAAAAATGTTTGAGGGTTTCCGGAAAACATAACGATCTGGATGATGTGGGAAGAGATACCTACCATCACACTATGTTTGAAATGTTGGGGAACTGGTCTTTCGGAAATTATTTTAAAAAGGATGCGATTGCTTTTGCCTGGGAATTACTAACGGAAGTTTACGGAATTCCGAAAGAAAACCTGTATGTAACGATTTTTGAAGGAGATGCTTCTGAAAACCTGGAAAGGGATCAGGATGCTTATGATTTCTGGAAATCCCACATTTCCGAAGACAGAATTATCAACGGAAACAAAAAAGACAACTTCTGGGAAATGGGTGAAAGCGGGCCGTGCGGGCCATGTTCCGAAATCCATGTCGATTTAAGAAGTGAGGAAGAAAAAGCCAGCGTTTCCGGATTGGAACTGGTAAACAACGATCATCCGCAGGTTGTGGAAGTATGGAACCTGGTTTTCATGGAATTCAACAGAAAAGCGGATAAGTCTCTGGAAAAGCTTCCTGCACAGCATGTGGATACAGGAATGGGCTTTGAACGTCTGTGTATGGCGCTTCAGGGAAAATCTTCCAATTATGATACGGATGTTTTCACTCCTTTAATTGCTAAGGTGGAGGAACTTTCCGGTAAAAAATACACCGGGATTTTAGAAGACGAAAAAGATATTGCCATCCGGGTGGTAGTAGATCATATCCGGGCGGTTTCTTTTGCAATCGCAGACGGGCAACTGCCTTCCAACGGAGGGGCAGGTTATGTGATCCGAAGAATTTTAAGAAGGGGGATTTCCTACTCTTACCGTTTTCTGGATATGAAAGAACCGTTCTTATTCCAACTGGTTGCTGTTCTTCAGGAGCAGATGGGCCCATTCTTCCCGGAACTGGAAAAGCAGGGAACGCTGGTAACCGAAGTGATTAAAAGTGAAGAGGAATCTTTCTTAAAAACCATTGAGAACGGACTGATCCGGGTAGAAAGATTAATTCAGCAGACGATTGCCAACAACCAGAAAGTATTGCCTACTGATGAAGTTTTTGAACTTTTCGATACCTATGGTTTTCCGGATGACCTTACGCGGATTATTGCGGAAGAAAAAGGACTGACCATTGATGAAGAAGGTTTTAAAGCAAAGAAAAAAGAACAGCAGGAACGTTCAAAAGCAGATTCCGCCCAGAAAGTTTACGATTGGGTAACGCTGGAAGAAAGAGACGAAAATTTCGTAGGTTACGATAAATTTGAATCTGAAACCTATATTACAAGATACCGAAAAATAGAAAACAAAGACGGCGAATTTTATCAGGTAGTTCTTAGCGAATCACCATTCTACCCGCAGGGTGGTGGCCAGGTAGGTGATAAAGGCGTCCTTGAAAATGCGACGGAAAGCTTTGAAGTGCTGCAGACCGAAAAAGAAAACGGACTGATCATTTCATTGATCAACGGTCTTCCAAAAGATGCCGGAGCGCTTTTCTACGCAAAAGTAAACGCGGGTGAAAGAAAAAATTCCCAGGCCAACCACTCGGTAACCCATTTGCTGCACGAGGCATTAAGAGAAGTACTCGGAACCCACGTGGAGCAGAAAGGTTCGTTTGTAGGACCGGACTATCTTCGTTTCGACTTTTCCCACTTCAATAAAATGACGGAGGAAGAACTGGAACTGGTAGAAAACAAAGTGAATGCAAAAATCAAAGAAAGCATCGCTTTACAGGAATTCAGGAA from Chryseobacterium sp. SORGH_AS_0447 includes these protein-coding regions:
- the alaS gene encoding alanine--tRNA ligase, with product MTSQEIRQKFLDYFKSKDHLIVPSAPIVLKDDPTLMFSNSGMTQFKDYFLGYKEPKAPRIADTQKCLRVSGKHNDLDDVGRDTYHHTMFEMLGNWSFGNYFKKDAIAFAWELLTEVYGIPKENLYVTIFEGDASENLERDQDAYDFWKSHISEDRIINGNKKDNFWEMGESGPCGPCSEIHVDLRSEEEKASVSGLELVNNDHPQVVEVWNLVFMEFNRKADKSLEKLPAQHVDTGMGFERLCMALQGKSSNYDTDVFTPLIAKVEELSGKKYTGILEDEKDIAIRVVVDHIRAVSFAIADGQLPSNGGAGYVIRRILRRGISYSYRFLDMKEPFLFQLVAVLQEQMGPFFPELEKQGTLVTEVIKSEEESFLKTIENGLIRVERLIQQTIANNQKVLPTDEVFELFDTYGFPDDLTRIIAEEKGLTIDEEGFKAKKKEQQERSKADSAQKVYDWVTLEERDENFVGYDKFESETYITRYRKIENKDGEFYQVVLSESPFYPQGGGQVGDKGVLENATESFEVLQTEKENGLIISLINGLPKDAGALFYAKVNAGERKNSQANHSVTHLLHEALREVLGTHVEQKGSFVGPDYLRFDFSHFNKMTEEELELVENKVNAKIKESIALQEFRNIPIQEALDKGAMALFGEKYGDSVRMIQFGSSKELCGGTHVKNTIEIGHFKIVSENSAAAGIRRIEAISGDKAEEYFKNLEKQITELSQLLKSKDVVRSIEKLMEENASLKSEIDALKKEKAKGEIGEWKGAYEQKGDKLLLVKRTSLDAGSVKDIVFQLKKEIPTSITVILSDADGKPMITVGVSDDLAGIYQAGALIKELAKEIQGGGGGNPGFATAGGKNLDGLENAYQKALNL
- a CDS encoding ABC transporter permease codes for the protein MTKLLKLEYYKNLNYRPFKVFTILYFAILIALLFVGLVDFDLFGGTINLKEQGIYNFPEIWNFTTYIVGLLKIFLGLIIVFSISQEFSNRMFKQNTIDGLSRKEFITSKLLTISVFTIVSTVLVFAITMFLGYQYSNTTESAKVFEEIFFIGNYFVKLFTFFCFLMFLSVLLRKSIFVFLALFVFWVGEGIISAVEVFTKVRGLQGEQRNQVLQNDFFVTHLLPLESMSSLIPNPMMRLNMAKMMGMKYEFHYPTESLIACLFWCAIFIFGSYWILRKRDW
- the msrB gene encoding peptide-methionine (R)-S-oxide reductase MsrB — encoded protein: MKNLLILLSVVLGIAVFATSCGDAKPKSTEAKKENETIMDNKNVKEIYFAGGCFWGTEHFFQQVRGVTGTEVGYANGNTKNPTYEEVVSHTTGFAETVKVKYDPEVVDVKLLIDLYFKTIDPTSIDQQGNDRGNQYRTGIYSTDKETEAIIKAEVAKLAKNYSKPVVVETIPLKNFYRAEDYHQDYLDKNPGGYCHIEPGLFEMARNANPPKKENQYQRQDRKVLKEKLTAEQYNVTQENGTEMAFQNEYWDETREGIYVDITTGEPLFISTDKFESGCGWPSFSKPITRKLIEEKLDRSHGMTRVEVRSKTGNAHLGHVFNDGPADKGGLRYCINSASLKFVPKAEMKAKGYGEYISLLDKK
- a CDS encoding ABC transporter ATP-binding protein — its product is MEKILSVKNLTKKFKRTVVNNISFDVERGNVYGLLGPNGSGKSTTFGMLLSTINPTSGEWYWFGKKGTDPDTLKKIGAIIEQPNFYPYLNAETNLKIVAEIKGTPYSRIDEVLKTVKLLERKKDLFRTYSLGMKQRLAIASAMLNNPEVMILDEPTNGLDPEGIIQIREIISNIAKQGITIIIASHLLDEIEKICSHVIVLKEGTSLYCGRVDEMTANNGYFELKADNNALLLNALNELQWFTAINHDGDLLKAQIRDDASISASALNQKLAEKGIFLSHLTKKKLSLESQFLELVKNTK